The genomic DNA GCGCCTCACTGCACGCGGGCTCCGCACACCAGCCGGCCGCCGCCGACCCCGGGATGCTCGCCGAGGCGCTGGCCGACCTCGACCGGATGGTGGGCCTCGACCCCGTCAAGCGGCAGGTGCGGGCGCTGTCGGCGCAGCTCAACATGGCGCGGCTGCGGGCCGGTGAGGGCCTGCCGGTGCAGCCGCCGAAGCGGCACTTCGTCTTCTCCGGCCCCTCCGGTACGGGCAAGACCACCGTGGCGCGCATCCTGGGCCGGGTCTTCTACGCCCTCGGGCTGCTCGCCAGCGACCGGCTGGTGGAGGCCGGACGGGCCGACCTCGTCGGCGAGTTCCTGGGCCAGACCGCGGTGAAGGCCAACGACCTGATCGACTCCGCGCTCGGCGGCGTGCTCTTCATCGACGAGGCGTACAGCCTCGCGGGCGTCGGCTACTCCCGCGGCGACGCGTACGGCGACGAGGCCCTCCAGGTGCTGCTCAAGCGCGCCGAGGACAACCGCGACCGGCTCGTGGTCATCCTCGCCGGCTACCCCAAAGGCATGGACCGCCTGCTCTCCAGCAACCCGGGCCTCACGTCCCGCTTCACGACGCGCGTCGGCTTCCCCAGCTACCGCCCGCTGGAGCTGACCGCGATCGGCGAGGTGCTGGCCGCGCAGAACGGCGACAAGTGGGACGAGGAGTCGGTCGAGGAGCTGCGCAGCATCTGCGGGCACGTCGTCGACCAGGGCTGGATCGACGAGCTGGGCAACGGCCGCTTCCTGCGCACGCTGTACGAGAAGAGCTGCGCCTACCGCGACCTGCGGCTGTCGGCCTACCCGGGGCCGCCGGGCCGCGAGGACCTGGCGACGCTGCGGCTGCCGGACCTGATGCAGGCGTACGGCGAGATACTGTCCGGCCGCGAGCCGAAGGCGGAGCCGGACGCCGGCTGACCGGCCGCGCCCGGCCCGGACCGGCTCGGGCCGGGCAGGCGGCCGAAGCCCGGCCCGCCTCCGGTCAGCCGACCGAGGTGGGCACGGACTCCGCGGCCGTCCCGCCCGCCGTCCGCTGCCGCACCGTCAGCCGGTGGGCGGGGTCCCGTACCTCGCCGACCAGCAGCTCCAGCACGTCCTCCAGCGTCACCAGCCCCAGCACCCGACCCGGCGCCGCCGGGTCGGCCACCGCCGCCAGATGGGAGGCGCCGCGCCGCATCGCGGCCAGCGCGTCGTCCAGCGGCAGCTCCGGGCGCAGCACGGTCATCGGCCGGAAGAGGTGCGCGGGCACGGCCCGTTCGCGCTCGTCCAGGTCGAGGACGTCCTTCACGTGCAGATAGCCGAGATACGTGGGTCCTGCCGCGCCGGTGCCGGCGTCGCGCACCGGGAAGCGCGAGAAGCCGGTGCGCACCGTCAGCTCCTCGACCTGCCGCGGGGTGGCGGAGGCGGTGACGGCGACCATCGAGCCGGGGTCGAGCAGCACGTCGGTCACCGGCCGCGAGCCGAGGCCCAGCGCGTCGTTGAGCCGGCGCTGCTCGCCGTCGCCGAGCAGCCCGGCGTCGCGGGAGTCGGCGACCAGGTCGGTCAGTTGCTCGGTGGTGTAGACGCTGGTGAGCGCCGAGCGCGGCTCCACCCGCACCAGCCGCAGCAGGTGCCGGGCCAGGGCACCGAGCAGCGCCGTGACGGGGCGGCACGGCCGGGCGAACGCGACCAGCGCGGGCGCGAGCCACAGGGCCGCCGCCGCGGGCGCGGCCAGCGCGAGGTTCTTGGGCACCATCTCGCCGACGACGAGGTGGAGGCAGACGACGACGGCCAGCGAGACGGCGTAGCCGAGCGGGTGGATGAGGCCGTGCGGCACGTGGGCTGCATGGAAGGCGGGCTCCAGCAGCGAGGCGATGGCGGGTTCGGCGAGCGCGCCGAGGGTCAGCGAGCAGACCGTGATGCCGAACTGCGCGGCGGCCATCATCTGCGGCAGATGCTCAAGACCGTGGAGCACCCGGCGGGCGCGGGCGGAGCCGGCGGTGGCGTACGGCTCGATCTGGCTGCGGCGGACGGAGACGAGGGCGAACTCGGCGCCCACGAAGAACCCGTTGGCCAGCACCAGCAGCGCGGCGAAGGCCAGTTGGAGCGCGCTCACGCGGCCCTCCCCTCCGCCTCGCCCCTGCCCGCCGCGGCGGGCACCGGGGGCGCGTCGCCTGCGGTACGCACCAGCCGTACCAGCGCCGCCCGGTGGTGGTCGACGTGCCGTACGGCGAGCCGCCAGCCCGGCAGCGCCGCCGTGTCCCCGGCCGCCGGAATCCGGCCCAGCAGCGCGGCGACGAGCCCCGCCACCGTCTCGTACGGGCCCTCCGGCGCCGTCAGCCCGATCCGGCGCAGCGCGTCGAGTCGGCAGCCGCCGTCGGCGTCCCACGCCGGGCGGCCGTCGGCGGCGGGCGCGGCCCGCAGGTCGGGGACGCCGTCGACCTCCCGGTCGTGCTCGTCGCGGACCTCGCCGACCAGCTCCTCGACGATGTCCTCCAGCGTCACGACGCCCGCCGTGCCGCCGTACTCGTCGACGACCACGGCTATCGGCTGCCCGCCGCGCAGCTTCTCCAGCAGCGGCTGCGCCGGCAGCGTCCCCGGCACCAGCAGCGGCGGCACCGCGATCCGCGCGACGGGAGTGCGCGCCCGGCGGGCGGCGGGGACGGCGAGGGCGTCCTTGAGGTGGACCATGCCGGTGACCTCGTCCAGCCGGCCGGCGTAGACGGGGAAGCGGGACAGTCCGGTGGCGCGGGTGAGGTTGAGGACGTCCGCGGCGGTGGCGGAGGACTGCAGCGCGACCACCCGTACCCGCGGGGTCATCACGTGCTGCGCGGTCAGCCCGCCGAGCGAGAGGGTGCGTACGAACAGGTCGGCGGCGTCCGGCTCGATCATCCCGGCCTGCGCGGAACTGCGCGCCAGCGACCCCAGCTCGGTGGGCGTACGGGCCGACGCCAGCTCCTCGGCCGGCTCGACGCCCAGCAGCCGCACCAGCCGGTTGGCCGCGGTGTTGAGCAGCGCGATGAGCGGGCGGAAGAAGCGCGAGAACGCGGTCTGCGGCCCGGCGACGAAGCGGGCGACGGCCAGCGGCCGGGACACCGCCCAGTTCTTCGGCACCAGCTCGCCGAGGACCATCTGCGCCGCCGAGGCGAGCAGCACCCCCGCGGCCAGCGCGGTGCCCGGCACCGCGCCCGCGGGCAGCCCGGCGGCGGTCAGCGGGCCGCGCAGCAGCCGGCCGAGCGCGGGCTCGGCGAGCATGCCGACAACCAGCGAGGTGAGGGTGATGCCGAGCTGGGTGCCGGAGAGCTGGAACGACAACTGCCGCAGCGCGGCCACGACGCGGGCGGCCCGCCGGTCGCCGGCCGCGGCGGCCCGCTCCGCCTGCGGGCGCTCCACCGCGACGAGCCCGAACTCGGCCGCCACGAAGAAGCCGTTGGCCAGGATCAGCAGGAACGCGAGGCCCAGCAGGGCCAGTGAGGTGATCATCGCGCCGCCTCCGCGCGGGAGGCGGCGCCGGTACTACAGGAGGATCCGTCCATCGCCCTGGGGGGCTCACTCCTCGGGTCGCCGGGTGACCCGGTGCGCGGGCTCCGGGAGGGCCCCTCGGGGGCCCTGCGCACCAGAGTAAACACGACTCGGGGGCGCAGGGCAGAGTCAGGCGCCGGCCGTGCCGCGCTCCGCGGCCATCCCGGCGAGCGCCCGCGCGTCCTGCTCGGCCTGCTCCCTGGCGATGCCCGGCTGGATGCCCATCACCGGCAGGCTCGTGCCGTCGGCGAGGTCCAGGGAGACCCAGGGGTCGCCGGGCCCCAGGTTGACGCGGAGGATCTCGGCCCAGGCCAGGTGCCGGCGGTGGGTGAGGTTGGTGACGGTGACGCCGTCGTCGTCCGCGACCACGTGGGGCCGGCCGAGCAGCAGCAGGCCGCCGAGGAAGAACAGCCCGACGACGATGAAGCTGATCCGCTCCCCCACGTTCAGGCTCAGCGTCAGGCCGATCGCGGTGAGCGTGGCGAAGATGACCAGGCCGGCGCCGACGAGCACGACCCGGGTGCGACGGGGCCGGAAGGTGACCGGCAGCTCGGCGGCGCTCACAGGCGGCAGGCGTGGATCGTGGTGGTGAGGATCGCCCGCGCCCCCAGGTCGTACAGCTCGTCCATGATCCGCTGGGCGTCCGCGGTGGGCACCATCGAGCGGACGGCGACCCATCCCTCGTGGTGCAGCGGCGAGACGGTGGGCGACTCCAGGCCGGGGGTGAGGGCCACGGCCTTCTCCAGGTGCTCGGCGCGGATGTCGTAGTCCATCATCACGTACCTGCGGGCGACGAGGACGCCCTGCATCCGGCGCAGGAACTGCCGTACCTTCGGCTCCTCCCGGGGCGAGCCGGTGCCGCGGATGACGATCGCCTCGGAGCTGAGGATCGGCTCGCCGATGATCTCCAGGCCGGCCTGCCGCAGCGTGGTGCCGGTCTCCACGACGTCGGCGATGATCTCGGCGACGCCGAGCTTGATCGCCGTCTCCACGGCGCCGTCGAGGTGGACGACGTCGGCGTCCACGCCGTTGTCCGCCAGGTGCTTGGCGACCAGCCCGGAGAAGGACGTGGCGACCGTCTTCCCCCCGAAGTCGGCGACGCCCGCGGCGGTGCCGGGGCGGGTGGCGTAGCGGAAGGTGGAGGCGCCGAAGCCGAGCTGCATGATCTCCTCGGCGCTCGCGCCGGAGTCGAGCAGCAGGTCGCGGCCGGTGATGCCGATGTCCAGGCGGCCGGAGCCGACGTAGACGGCGATGTCGCGGGGGCGCAGGAAGAAGAACTCGACGTCGTTGCCGGCGTCGGTGAGCACCAGTTCGTGGCGGTCCGTGCGCTGCCGGTAGCCGGCCTCATGGAGCATCGCCGACGCAGGCTCGGCGAGGGAACCCTTGTTGGGGACGGCGATGCGCAGCATGGTCGTGACTCTTCCTGTTCTGCCGGGTCGGCTGACGGGGGCGTACGGGCGTCAGAGGTGGGCGTAGACGTCGTCCAGGGAGATGCCCCGGGCGACCATCATCACCTGGAGGTGGTAGAGGAGTTGGGAGATCTCCTCCGCGGTGCGCTCCTCGCCCTCGTGCTCCGCGGCCATCCAGACCTCCGCCGCCTCCTCGACGACCTTCTTGCCGATGGCGTGCACGCCCTGCTCGACGAGCTGGGCGGTGCGGGAGGTGGCGGGGTCGCCGGTGGCGGCCTTCTGGCGGAGCTCGGCGAAGAGCTCCTCGAATGTCTTGCTGGCCATGGTGGGCCCAAGTCTACGGGGTCCGCGGGGGCGCTCAGCGCCAGGGTTCCGCGACGCTGCGCAGCGCCGTGGCGGTGGCCACGGCGGCGGTGGCCGCCTCGTGGCCCTTGTCCTCCACGGAGTCCGCGAGCCCGGCACGGGCAAGCGCCTGCTCCTCGGTGTCGCAGGTGAGCACGCCGAAGCCGACGGGCACGCCGGTCTCCACGCCGACGCCGGTCAGGCCCTGGGTGACGCCCTGGCACACGTAGTCGAAGTGCGGGGTGCCGCCGCGGATGACGACGCCGAGGGCGACGACGGCGTCGTAGCCGCGGCCGGCCATCGCCTTGACGGCCACCGGCAGCTCGAAGCTGCCGGGCACGCGCAGCAGGGTGGGCTCGGCGATGCCCAGCTCGCCGAGGGCGCGCAGGGCGCCGTCGACGAGCCCGTCCATCACCTGCTCGTGCCAGAGCGCGGCGACGACGGCGACCCGCAGGTCCTCGCAGTTCTTCACGGTCAGTTCTGGTGCGCCCTTGCCGCTCACGGCTCTCCTCGTTCGCTGTGCTGTACGGATGTGCGGGTGGTCGGGAAACGGTGCCGCTACGGGGTCACTGGTTGCTGCACACCGCGACGGGCGCACCGTCCAGCCACGGCAGGTGGTGGCCCATGCGGTCGCGCTTGGTGCGCAGGTAGCGCAGGTTGTGCTCGCCGGCCTCGACGGGGGTGGGCTCGCGGCCGGTGACGGCCAGGCCGTGGCGGAGCAGGGCGTCGACCTTCTCCGGGTTGTTGGTCATGAGACGCACGGAGGTGACGCCGAGGTCGGCGAGCATGCGGGCGCCGGCGGCGTAGTCGCGGGCGTCGGCGGGCAGGCCCAGCTCCAGGTTGGCGTCGAGGGTGTCGCGGCCGCGCTCCTGGAGCTCGTAGGCGCGCAGCTTGGACAGCAGGCCGATGCCGCGGCCCTCGTGGCCGCGCAGGTAGATCACGACGCCGCGGCCCTCGGCGGCCACGCGGCGCAGCGAGGCGTGGAGCTGCGGGCCGCAGTCGCAGCGCTGGGAGCCGAAGACGTCGCCGGTCAGGCACTCGGAGTGGAGGCGTACCAGCACCCCCTCGTCGAGGTCGTCGTCCCCGCCGACGTCGCCCATGACCAGGGCGATGTGCTCGACGCCGTCGGCCGCCGAGCGGTAGCCGTAGGCGGTGAAGTCGCCGTACGCGGTGGGCAGCCGGGTCTCGGCCTCGCGGCGTACGGCGGGGGCGTCCGCGGCGGGGGGCTCGGCGGCGGCCGGGCCCGCGGGGGGCTCGTGGTCGGCCGGGGCGGGCTCGGCGGTCCTGCGGTACTCGACGAGGTCGGCGATGGAGATGATCGCGAAGCCGTGCCTGCGGGCGAACGGCACGAGCTGGGGCAGCCGCAGCATCTCGCCGTCCTCGCCGGCGATCTCCACGATCGCGGCGGCCGGCCGCAGCCCCGCGAGCCGGGCCAGGTCCACGCTCGCCTCGGTGTGCCCGTTGCGGACGAGCACGCCGCCCTCGCGGGCACGCAGCGGGAAGATGTGCCCGGGGCGGACGAAGTCCGCGGCGACGGCGGCGGGGTCGGCGAGCAGCCGGATCGTGGCCGCCCGGTCCGAGGCGGAGATGCCGGTGGTGACGCCGTGGGCGGCGGAGGCGTCCACGGTGACGGTGAAGGCGGTGCGCAGGGACTCGGTGTTCCGCTCGACCATCTGCGGGATGCCGAGCCGGTCCAGCTCCCCGCCCGTCATCGGCATGCAGATCATGCCGCTGCACTCGCGCATCATGAACGCCACGGTGGCGGGCGTGATCAGCTCGGCGGCGACGACGAGGTCGCCCTCGTTCTCGCGGTCCTCGTCGTCCACGACGACCACGGGCCGGCCGGCGGCGATCTCCTCTATGGCGCGCTCGACCGGGTCGAGGCGGAGATCCTCCACGTCCCCGGCGGGCTGCCAGGTCGTAAGAGCGGTCATGCGGCGGCTCCTTCCAGTGCCTCCGGCCGCCCGGCGGCGGGCGGGGCGGTGCGGCGGCTCGCGGTCCACCAGGCACGCAGGCCGAGGAGGACGACGACGCCGTAGACGACGTACACGAGGGCGGAGAACTTCAGGTCGCCGGAGTACGCGAGGGGGACACCGACCGCGTCGACGGCGAGCCAGGCGAACCAGAACTCGACCCAGCCGCGGGCCATGGCGACCATGGCGGCAACGGAGCCGGTGAACAGGTAGGCGTCCGGCCAGGGGTTCCAGGACAGCGACGGGACGGCGAGGAAGAGCAGGGCGACTGCGGTGGTGCCGGCCGCGGTGGCGGCGACGAGCCAGGCGCGCTCTGCCCAGGTGGCGAAGCGCACCTGTATCGCGCCGCTCTCGCGCCGGCCGCGCGTCCACTGCGTCCAGCCCCACACCGAGACGCCGACGACGAGCAGTTGCTTGCCGACGCCGCCGGTGAGGCCGGCGGAGGCGTACGCGACGACGAGCACCGCGCCGGAGAGCAACTGGGCCGGCCAGACCGCCACGGAGCGGCGCCAGCCGAGCGCGAGGGCCCCAAGACCCAGCACGTTGCCGGTCATGTCGGCCCACTTGATGTCCTCGCCGAACACCGAGAAGGCCACGCCGTTCAGGGAGTCCAGGGCGCTCACTCCCGTGCTCCGCCCGCGCGGGCCGCGTGCGGGGCGACGAGCCG from Streptomyces sp. CMB-StM0423 includes the following:
- a CDS encoding nicotinamide mononucleotide transporter family protein, with translation MSALDSLNGVAFSVFGEDIKWADMTGNVLGLGALALGWRRSVAVWPAQLLSGAVLVVAYASAGLTGGVGKQLLVVGVSVWGWTQWTRGRRESGAIQVRFATWAERAWLVAATAAGTTAVALLFLAVPSLSWNPWPDAYLFTGSVAAMVAMARGWVEFWFAWLAVDAVGVPLAYSGDLKFSALVYVVYGVVVLLGLRAWWTASRRTAPPAAGRPEALEGAAA
- a CDS encoding phosphoribosyl-ATP diphosphatase, whose translation is MASKTFEELFAELRQKAATGDPATSRTAQLVEQGVHAIGKKVVEEAAEVWMAAEHEGEERTAEEISQLLYHLQVMMVARGISLDDVYAHL
- the ribH gene encoding 6,7-dimethyl-8-ribityllumazine synthase, with amino-acid sequence MSGKGAPELTVKNCEDLRVAVVAALWHEQVMDGLVDGALRALGELGIAEPTLLRVPGSFELPVAVKAMAGRGYDAVVALGVVIRGGTPHFDYVCQGVTQGLTGVGVETGVPVGFGVLTCDTEEQALARAGLADSVEDKGHEAATAAVATATALRSVAEPWR
- a CDS encoding bifunctional 3,4-dihydroxy-2-butanone-4-phosphate synthase/GTP cyclohydrolase II, whose protein sequence is MTALTTWQPAGDVEDLRLDPVERAIEEIAAGRPVVVVDDEDRENEGDLVVAAELITPATVAFMMRECSGMICMPMTGGELDRLGIPQMVERNTESLRTAFTVTVDASAAHGVTTGISASDRAATIRLLADPAAVAADFVRPGHIFPLRAREGGVLVRNGHTEASVDLARLAGLRPAAAIVEIAGEDGEMLRLPQLVPFARRHGFAIISIADLVEYRRTAEPAPADHEPPAGPAAAEPPAADAPAVRREAETRLPTAYGDFTAYGYRSAADGVEHIALVMGDVGGDDDLDEGVLVRLHSECLTGDVFGSQRCDCGPQLHASLRRVAAEGRGVVIYLRGHEGRGIGLLSKLRAYELQERGRDTLDANLELGLPADARDYAAGARMLADLGVTSVRLMTNNPEKVDALLRHGLAVTGREPTPVEAGEHNLRYLRTKRDRMGHHLPWLDGAPVAVCSNQ
- a CDS encoding hemolysin family protein; the encoded protein is MITSLALLGLAFLLILANGFFVAAEFGLVAVERPQAERAAAAGDRRAARVVAALRQLSFQLSGTQLGITLTSLVVGMLAEPALGRLLRGPLTAAGLPAGAVPGTALAAGVLLASAAQMVLGELVPKNWAVSRPLAVARFVAGPQTAFSRFFRPLIALLNTAANRLVRLLGVEPAEELASARTPTELGSLARSSAQAGMIEPDAADLFVRTLSLGGLTAQHVMTPRVRVVALQSSATAADVLNLTRATGLSRFPVYAGRLDEVTGMVHLKDALAVPAARRARTPVARIAVPPLLVPGTLPAQPLLEKLRGGQPIAVVVDEYGGTAGVVTLEDIVEELVGEVRDEHDREVDGVPDLRAAPAADGRPAWDADGGCRLDALRRIGLTAPEGPYETVAGLVAALLGRIPAAGDTAALPGWRLAVRHVDHHRAALVRLVRTAGDAPPVPAAAGRGEAEGRAA
- a CDS encoding PH domain-containing protein; translated protein: MSAAELPVTFRPRRTRVVLVGAGLVIFATLTAIGLTLSLNVGERISFIVVGLFFLGGLLLLGRPHVVADDDGVTVTNLTHRRHLAWAEILRVNLGPGDPWVSLDLADGTSLPVMGIQPGIAREQAEQDARALAGMAAERGTAGA
- a CDS encoding hemolysin family protein; the protein is MSALQLAFAALLVLANGFFVGAEFALVSVRRSQIEPYATAGSARARRVLHGLEHLPQMMAAAQFGITVCSLTLGALAEPAIASLLEPAFHAAHVPHGLIHPLGYAVSLAVVVCLHLVVGEMVPKNLALAAPAAAALWLAPALVAFARPCRPVTALLGALARHLLRLVRVEPRSALTSVYTTEQLTDLVADSRDAGLLGDGEQRRLNDALGLGSRPVTDVLLDPGSMVAVTASATPRQVEELTVRTGFSRFPVRDAGTGAAGPTYLGYLHVKDVLDLDERERAVPAHLFRPMTVLRPELPLDDALAAMRRGASHLAAVADPAAPGRVLGLVTLEDVLELLVGEVRDPAHRLTVRQRTAGGTAAESVPTSVG
- the hisG gene encoding ATP phosphoribosyltransferase, translated to MLRIAVPNKGSLAEPASAMLHEAGYRQRTDRHELVLTDAGNDVEFFFLRPRDIAVYVGSGRLDIGITGRDLLLDSGASAEEIMQLGFGASTFRYATRPGTAAGVADFGGKTVATSFSGLVAKHLADNGVDADVVHLDGAVETAIKLGVAEIIADVVETGTTLRQAGLEIIGEPILSSEAIVIRGTGSPREEPKVRQFLRRMQGVLVARRYVMMDYDIRAEHLEKAVALTPGLESPTVSPLHHEGWVAVRSMVPTADAQRIMDELYDLGARAILTTTIHACRL